One window of Nymphaea colorata isolate Beijing-Zhang1983 chromosome 11, ASM883128v2, whole genome shotgun sequence genomic DNA carries:
- the LOC116264833 gene encoding LOB domain-containing protein 25, producing the protein MASSSSSSPSSLITTTTTSSSSSSNPNSPCAACKFLRRKCIQGCTFAPYFPPEEPQKFANVHKIFGASNVSKLLNELMPHQREDAVNSLAYEAEARMKDPVYGCVGAISVLQRQVHQLQKELDAANADLMRYACIPTEIPRAIPSPSMAAALPMAQSRSRHTDLARMIANGSPNYQASYYPPPYASWRSTRDGSGRDMTL; encoded by the exons ATGGCATCgtcgtcttcatcatcaccatcatctttaataacaacaacaacgacatcttcttcctcatcatcaAACCCTAACTCCCCATGTGCTGCTTGCAAATTCTTGAGGAGGAAATGCATCCAAGGATGCACTTTTGCACCGTACTTCCCTCCAGAAGAGCCCCAGAAGTTTGCTAATGTTCACAAGATCTTCGGCGCAAGCAACGTAAGCAAGCTGTTGAATGAATTGATGCCTCATCAAAGAGAAGATGCAGTGAATTCTCTTGCCTATGAGGCTGAAGCGAGGATGAAGGATCCCGTCTATGGTTGCGTTGGTGCCATCTCCGTGCTTCAAAG GCAAGTTCACCAGTTGCAGAAGGAATTAGATGCAGCCAACGCCGACCTCATGCGCTACGCTTGCATACCAACTGAAATCCCCAGAGCCATACCTTCACCATCCATGGCAGCCGCGCTTCCTATGGCACAGTCCAGGAGTAGGCACACTGATCTTGCAAGGATGATTGCAAATGGGAGCCCCAATTACCAAGCTTCTTATTATCCACCGCCATATGCATCTTGGAGAAGCACCAGAGATGGCAGTGGAAGAGACAt GACCTTGTGA
- the LOC116263712 gene encoding peroxidase 5-like: MSAVLLLFSIVFVLPLAIHGDLRVGFYQETCPLAEAITRGTVFAATVLNPGIVPGLVRLHFHDCFVRGCDGSILLDSPTEAEGDTAEKDSPLNGASLRGLEVLDDVKAQLEIACPGTVSCADILAFAARDAASFAGIPYYEVPSGRLDGRISLADEVPHNLPMPFYNLSTLANLFASKGLNLEDLVVLSGAHSMGRAHCPSFHYRLYHFSPTQPQDPSLDPSYANYLKSICPPTVKPLGESSAVPLDAISSNMMTNTFYVALTQHKGLLGTDQLLMSSLPTRKMVRRLAHSPHLWPKMFAEAMVKVGRLTTNEPGEVRKYCRSING; the protein is encoded by the exons ATGTCTGCCGTACTGTTATTGTTCTCCATCGTGTTCGTGCTTCCGCTCGCCATCCATGGTGACCTACGTGTTGGGTTCTATCAAGAGACATGCCCTTTAGCTGAAGCTATCACTAGAGGAACCGTTTTTGCAGCAACCGTATTGAATCCCGGTATCGTTCCGGGTCTCGTCCGGCTTCATTTCCACGATTGCTTTGTCCGG GGTTGCGATGGCTCAATTCTTCTGGACAGCCCTACCGAAGCGGAAGGGGATACTGCGGAGAAGGATTCCCCATTAAATGGCGCCTCCCTCCGCGGCCTCGAAGTTCTGGACGACGTGAAGGCTCAGCTGGAAATAGCGTGTCCAGGAACCGTCTCCTGTGCAGACATCTTAGCTTTCGCTGCCCGTGATGCTGCCTCCTTCGCCGGCATACCGTACTACGAGGTACCATCGGGTCGGCTAGACGGCCGCATATCACTGGCTGACGAAGTTCCGCACAACCTTCCCATGCCCTTCTACAACCTGTCCACCCTGGCCAACCTTTTCGCTTCGAAAGGCCTAAACCTGGAAGACTTGGTTGTTCTTTCCGGTGCACACTCCATGGGACGAGCCCATTGCCCATCCTTCCACTATCGCCTCTACCATTTCTCACCAACACAACCGCAAGACCCTTCTCTCGACCCATCATACGCAAACTATCTCAAGTCGATCTGTCCGCCGACGGTAAAGCCACTTGGTGAAAGCTCGGCGGTGCCGCTGGATGCAATAAGTTCGAACATGATGACTAACACGTTCTACGTGGCGCTCACACAACACAAAGGGCTGCTAGGCACAGATCAGTTACTCATGAGCTCTTTGCCAACAAGAAAGATGGTAAGAAGATTAGCGCACAGCCCACACCTTTGGCCGAAGATGTTTGCAGAGGCAATGGTAAAAGTGGGAAGACTGACAACCAATGAACCAGGGGAGGTGAGGAAATATTGCCGATCTATTAATGGCTGA
- the LOC116263713 gene encoding protein POOR HOMOLOGOUS SYNAPSIS 1: MNQVLALVPTDDLRTRELGNGNRWHAQLAQLITVPPVVPVTLPVSPHLRATNRRSGRRTWLASSSSATLLLLQQQAGAVLVVSLKGNIHEEHYVSNLHFCWPKISCCRGSRLVFASYRDHTDEVQKFGLRFPTASDAHSFLISLKECLKVGIEVSNDYGGNSLLCENSCPTEFSVSTGPRYRAEEEPSFGSHVDAYHPHLSPLATEKPPCVSAPGNLNAVDDLESIFGALPPSFAALLNSYCSGSPTGLTPADSAKNVMEEMKCLEKPGLKSKIVDYMMDPSFQDVLHSVEQALDEMGGIYKP; the protein is encoded by the exons ATGAATCAGGTGCTTGCTCTCGTGCCGACTGACGATCTCCGCACGCGCGAGTTAGGGAACGGAAACCGGTGGCATGCGCAGCTGGCGCAGCTCATCACCGTCCCTCCGGTGGTTCCCGTGACGCTTCCCGTCTCGCCTCACCTGAGAGCGACGAACCGACGGTCGGGGAGGAGGACATGGCTGgcgtcctcctcctccgccaCTCTCCTCCTCTTGCAGCAGCAGGCCGGCGCCGTACTCGTTGTCTCTCTCAAGGGAAACATCCAC GAGGAACACTATGTGTCCAATCTTCACTTTTGCTGGCCGAAAATATCATGTTGCCGAGGAAGTAGACTTGTATTTGCAAGCTACAGAGACCATACTGATGAG GTTCAAAAATTTGGACTAAGATTCCCAACAGCTTCCGATGCACACTCATTTTTGATCTCTTTGAAG GAGTGCTTAAAAGTTGGTATCGAAGTCTCAAATGATTATGGAGGGAACAGTCTTCTATGTGAAAATTCATGTCCTACTGAATTTTCTGTTTCTACTGGACCACGTTATAG GGCAGAAGAGGAACCCAGCTTTGGAAGCCATGTTGATGCCTATCATCCTCATTTATCACCTTTAGCAACAGAAAAACCACCATGTGTTTCTGCTCCTGGGAATCTGAATGCAGTTGATGACCTAGAATCGATCTTTGGAGCCTTGCCTCCTAGTTTTGCTGCCTTGCTGAACAGCTACTGTAGTGGATCTCCTACAG GTTTGACTCCAGCTGACAGTGCAAAAAATGTTATGGAGGAGATGAAATGTCTTGAAAAGCCTGGTCTCAAATCAAAGATTGTG GATTACATGATGGATCCTTCTTTTCAAG ATGTCCTGCACAGCGTGGAGCAAGCACTGGACGAAATGGGGGGCATCTACAAGCCATAG